The nucleotide sequence ACCTCTTGTCTTTCGTTTCATGTCTGCGATCGCGCATCGCTCTGCTGTACGGAAAGGTTGTAACTACAGAATTTTTGGCGATCGCACCCAGAGCTGCAAAATACTCGTCCCTACAAATCCTGACAATTGATAACTTTTACAGACGTTACATGTAACGTCTGTACACTAACAACTGAATAACCGATCGCTGCTGCTAAATTAAAACAATATAAATTTCGTTGTGCAGTTAGGCAAGAGCAACTTATTATCCTTACGGGGGGATTGTGCGTATAAATAAAATTAGGCTAAATTCGATCGCATGTTTTATTGTAGAAGTGTAGGCTAGCTAATGTTGACACAAGCTTGGAATCCAACTGCTGATAGCGCAGTCGCATTATTACTACACTATATCTTCGACCTGGGTGGTCATAATGCTCGCGAATTAGTCGAACGCTGGCTGAGATTTTATCCCGCAAACTGGGTGCGCTTGGCAGCAATCGAAGCTCTTTACCAAGGTCGTTATAAAGCAGTCTCCGTCGAGCAAATCTTAAGTATCTGGCAGCGGCGAGGTCAGATCCAACCTCATTTTAATTGCGAGTTTGAACGACTTGTCTGCGGCAACATTCAACCACGCTTGAGCGCCCAGCCCAGCTATCCGTTATTACCCGAAGTTCATTATCGTCCAATCGCGATCGCACCTGTTACACCACTGAATCGTGGCGATCGCCGAACCAGTGGAGCGATAACGGATACCACTTCTACTCAACCTAGGCAACTGAATGATGTTGCTCGTCACCTTCATAAAATCAGAGCTAACGCCAGTCATAAACGATCGGCTGCGGTTGCAGTCGTAGAGATTGCTCCTAATGCTACTCCTGCAACTGCTGAACAACATCAGGCATCAGAGCGAGAGACTCAGTGCGATCGCCACGAGTCCGATCTAAAGCGCCATCATCCCTTACCAAGTAGTGCTTCACCTAAATCGAGCGGTAGTTTCCACCAGCCACCAATTCGTCAATTTAACCCAGGAATTACCAAAGCTTCTGATTTTTGTACTAAACTCAAAGCAATTTCTCAATATCGCTAACAGCAGGGAACAGGGAGCAGGGAGCAGAGAGTAGAGAAAGAAATATGGCTCCTAACTTCTGAATTGGAGACTTCTCCCCCCTCTTCCTTATCTCCCTTGTCTCCCTTGTCTCCCTCAGCTCTCTTTCCCGTTCCCTCAAAAATTAGTTTGCATTAAAAGCTTCTACTGCTTGTGCAGATGGCTGCACTCCGCCCATGCGAATTTCAGAGGTAAAGGAAGCCATGCTGAAGCCACCAAACCGCTTTAAGACGCTAACTCGCATCCGTAAATTAGGGCTAGCAAACCACAGCCTCTCTTCGGAAAACATGGTTTCGTACTCAGTAATTAGAGTCAGTGCTTTATCGCCACCCATCATGTAGCGTCCGGCAACAGGTGCTTTTTCAGCATAACCCATTTCCCGTAACAGCTTACCTCGATCGGGGTTATCGGCATCAGGGACAGAAACCAGCACGGTAGAGCCAGTGTGTTTTTCTTCATCCCATTCCATCGTCCCATTCCAGCTGACTCGCGCCCCGCACGTTGCCAAGCCAGGTTCGATTTCATATTGTTCGCAAAGCTTAATGACCTCTGGGCAATCCAACGCCAGCGTTTCAATTACAATATCCGATTTGCCATCCTCAGCTTGTTTAAAGGCAAGGTGGTGACTGGTGCGATGGGAAAACCATTTACCAGCACTCAGCTCAAAAAACTCTTGAATATTCATGCAGCTACGATCCTAAAGCAACAGTTCTTAAAATTTCTCTTAATTTAGAGTAACAGGAGTCAGTTGTCAGTTGTCAGTTATCAGTTATCAGTGAATAGGAGTTGTAGGGGCGGGTTTTGAGTCTATAGAGCGATCCGCCTGAGTCGTGAATTTTTTACTAAACCCGTCCGTACTGACGTTTCAGAATTTTGAATTTTGAATTCTAACTGTCCCCCTTGTCTACTAAACCGACTCCCCCAAGCGTTGGAGTGAGATTCTGGCGGCTTCTGCAACTTGAAAATGATTGTCTTTTTCCATGTATCTGAGGGCAGAAAAGCTTTTAGGACTGGGAAGGTTGCCCAATGCTTCTGCGAGGCGCTGTCTCACCAACCAATCTTCTGATTGAGCGAAGCGAAGGATTGGCTCGATCGCTTCTAAGTCTCTAATTTCCCCAATTGCCGCGATCGCTGCCTGTTGTATGACTATTTCATCACTATCTAAGGCTTGTAGCAAGACTTGCCGAGCGCGAGGATCTTTGAGGTTGCCCAGCGATACTGCTGCACTAAAGCGGACTAACCATTCCGTATCTTCATAGAAAGCCCGAATTAATGGTTCAACTCCACGCGGGTCGCCCAAATACCCTAACGCGCCAGCGGCATCAGCGCGAATGCCGTAGTCTGCGTCGGTTTCTAGCAAGCGCACTAAAATTGGATAGCATTCGTCTGTATGCTTTATACCTAGAGCAAATACAGCCATCGAGCGAATTTGCAAAATCTCATCATCGAGGACTTTTTTAATCAAAGGTACGGCTTCAACAGCTGGGACGTGACGCAGCTGGGCTAAAGCCACCATGCGATCGCGACTATTGGGGCTGTCTAGCTGAGCAGAAATTTCCTCTGTGCTAGGATGAGCCATGAATTTAGAACCACCTTTTACAATCTTCTCTAGTCTAGAATTATCATTCTTTGAGCCTATAAATAAATTCTTCCAATAGAAGTAATTGAAATGGTTGGGAATGAATAATTAGTAGGCGATCGCAGTTACGTCTGCTCCCCCTATAAAAAGCTATCCGCTCCTACTAGGGATCTTGCGATCGAAGTAAGAGCGGTCTAGTTGGGTCTTCAGATTGAAACCTGACTGCCGGAAGGAACTCCAAACCAGCCTGGGTCTTTGAGTTATCTCAGTCTCAAAAAGACTAAGGCTAACTTTAGAGAACGGCTCCGGCGCGCAGCCGGCTAGCTTCAACCTGATGACCCATGCATTTACTACTTTCTATCATGGGCATCACCTCCTTGTTGCCTAAGCGGTCTTAGTCTCAAGAGGTCAGAGCGTGTAGCCCTGCCGTCGTTTGCTTTACTTAAGATAACACACGATTTGCGTTTTGCGTGAAATCAGTTGTCAGTTATCAGTTGTCGTAGGGGCGGGTGCGCGCAAACAGATTCACGGCTCAAGCCATAATCTTCGTTCCAAACCCGCCCGTACAGTTATCAGTTATCAATTACCGTCAATCCTCAACCGTCTTCACGTAGCGTTTACTGTCAGCTGTCAACTGTTAACTGTCAACTATTCCACTTCTTCATACTGAGCGATCGCCAAAACAAGATTTGATTAAGCAGAGCAATTTGTGATACTTTTCATTATCCGTAGGGGAATGCTTTCAGCAGAATCGAAGCACGACTTATTGATTATGCTGGCAGCAAAACCCAAGCCTAAACTTTCTACCCTTCTATTTTTTATTGCCTTCAGCTTGGCTGTACCAGCATTTTTTAACCTCAAAGTTTGTCTTCCTCCTGCAATGTTTTGCTTTCTGCTAGGAAGCTTAGTAGAGGGAGTCGAAGTCGTAGCAGACAAGAATCAGAAGCATCGAGATAAAAGATTCAAAGCGTAATCGGTCTCATCAAAATGCAAAGCACAAAAAGCCTCCACTAAGTTGTGGAGGCTTTGGTTTATAAAAGGAAGAAAGTTAACATCCTATCGCAACCCATAGATTGCTGACCATCAAGTCGAGAGGTTCGTAAACACTTCTCTTGACAAGATTAGAGTGCGTTACCGCGAGGTAGAACCTCCTCAGGGAACTCGAAGTTTTCGTGGGGTTGGTCTTGAGGTGCCATCCAGGCACGGATGCCCTCGTTGAGCAGAATGTTCTTGGTGTAGAAAGTCTCGAACTCGGGGTCTTCCGCTGCCCGCAGCTCTTGAGAGACGAAGTCATATGCCCGCAGGTTCACCGCCAAGCCGACGACTCCCACTGCACTCATCCACAAACCAGTCACTGGCACGAACAGCATGAAGAAGTGCAACCAGCGCTTGTTGGAAAAGGCAATCCCGAAAATCTGCGACCAGAAGCGGTTTGCCGTCACCATCGAATAGGTCTCTTCCGATTGAGTCGGGTTGAAGGCAGGGAAGGTGTTGGAGCTATCGCCGTCTTCAAACAGCGTGTTTTCCACCGTTGCCCCGTGAATCGCGCACAACAGCGCTCCTCCTAATACCCCGGCGACTCCCATCATGTGGAAGGGGTTGAGCGTCCAGTTGTGGAACCCTTGGAAGAACAGCAAGAAGCGGAAAATCGCCGCGACTCCAAATGAAGGCGCAAAGAACCAGCCGGACTGTCCTAAGGGGTAGAGCAAGAAGACGCTGACAAAGACCGCAATTGGTCCGGTGAATGCTAAAGCGTTGTATGGTCTGATCCCCACCAAGCGGGCAATTTCTAACTGCCGCAGGCAGAATCCAATCAGCGCAAATGCCCCGTGTAAGGCGACAAATGCCCACAAGCCCCCCAACTGACACCAGCGCGTGAAGTCCCAGTTCGCTTCTGGTCCCCACAAAAACAGCAATGAGTGTCCCATGCTGTTGGCTGGGGTCGATACGGCTACGGTTAAGAAGTTGGCTCCTTCCAGGTAGCTGCTGGCAATCCCGTGGGTGTACCACGAGGTGACGAATGTGGTTCCGGTCAGCCATCCACCTAGTGCTAGGTAGGCGCAGGGGAATAATAATAGCCCTGACCAACCGACGAATACAAATCTATCGCGCTTGAGCCAGTCGTCGAGAACGTCAAACCATCCTCTTTGACTCGGTGCGCGTCCTACTGCGATTGTCATGAGGACAAATCTCCAAATCTTCTTATGATTACTTTTTTGCGAGCTTTACGCCCAACTTTAAAAGCGTTTACTTTCACGTTAGGCAGAAAGTAGACCGAGTTGTAAACTCACTTTACGAATCTTAACTCACTCTAATTATTATTTGTACAACTGAACCATAAAATGCAACAACCCTATTGGATGAATTCGATCGCGAGATTGCAGATTTTTTCCTGCTCGTAGCAAGATGTAACCCCTAGTTGAACCCGTCTAAGGACGTATCATTTGGAAAATATGATTGGATAATTTTATGAATTGACTTCAAGTTATAAGTTTTTTCTTGCTTCAGTTGCCGCAGCTGACACACTTAGATCTTCCATTTCTGAGAAACGTTTGGTTGAAGTTATACCATCCACCTCAGCATCTGCATCGACATCATCAGCAAAAGGATTGTGGAAGAAAGACCCCGTTTGGGGTGGTAGAGTCGGATCGAGAACAATTTCTGCCAAACTTTTTGCGACTCCAGTTAGGGGAATGGCAAGGATCACACCCAAAAATCCGCCCAATTGCGCCCCCAGTAATAGAGAGATGAAAATAGCCACAGGCGATAAACCCGTCAGATTGCCCATAATCCGAGGTGCAACTAAGTTATCTTTGACTTGTTGTAGGGCAACTGCGATCGCCAAAACCTGAAGCGCAAGCCACCAGTCGATAAAAGCAACTACGATCGCGACTGTACCAATCCCTAAAGTCGCACCGATAAACGGAATAACTTCTGTTAAGCCAATAAAAACAGCAAATAAGAGGAAAAACGGCACTCGCAGTGTCGAAAAAGCGATGGTGAGCGTGACAGCCATAAATAACCCTAGCAAGAGCTGTCCTGAGACAAAGCGCTGGAGATTGCGTTGCAAGGCAGCAGTTAAGCCAGAGCGAATTTGAGGCGAGAGGATACTCGTCAAACTATTCCACACCCTTTCCCCATCAATTAGCATGTAGAAGGAGAGGACTAAAATTAGAATTGCGTCCAAAAACCAATTAAACGTACCAATCGCCAAGCCTAGACTTTTAAATGCGATCGCTTCAGCCTGGGTTTGCAGCCGATCCAATAACAGCGATACAAGCAACTGGACATCAAAGGGTAAGTTATATTGAGCGCTCCAGGCTTGAAAAGTATTTAATTGTTCCTGAGCCGAATCGAGAATGGTTGGTAAGTTATTCACCAACTGCCGCGCCTGGTTAAATACAAGCGGCACTACAGTCAACGCGACAATCGCAAAGACAAATCCCGCTCCCAAGTAGACGAGTCCGGCTGCTACTGTGCGGGGTAAAAAAGTTTGCAATCCAGCTACGGCATAGTTGAGTAAGAAGGCAATTAGAGCGGCGCTAATGACAATACTTAATAATTCGCCCACGTAACCCAAGGCTCGAAGCGTCACCGACACTGAAACCAAGATCAGCAGCCAAGTGATCAGAAATTGTTGAATCGGTAAAAAGGCGCGGTTCATCGTTAGTGAGTGAAGAAAGGGTGTAGGGTGTGGGGTGTGGGGTGTAGTAGATTATTAACTGGTCACTGGTCACTGATAACTACTCGCTGCTCCCTGCTCCCTGCTCCCTGCTCCCTTTAAAATGTAATGTCTCTGCGGGATTTAAAGCATCTTCTGACACGGGGAGGAAGAGATCGAAAAGGTTTTTCAAACAACTCGCGATCGGGACGGCTGTGAGTAAACCCAGTAACCCCCCAATTTTAGTCCCTACTGCCAAAGCTATTAGCACTCCAATCGGGCTTAAGCCTGTAAAACTACCCAATAACCGAGGAGCGATCGCCTGATCGATAATTTGGTCAATTACTACAGCTACTGCTAATGTTTTGGCTCCCAGCCAGAAGTCATGTACTGCGACTAACAGTCCAACGAGGCTGAAACTTAAAACGTCTCCAAAGGGAATTAAAGTCATTACGCCGATTCCTAAGCCGAATAGCAATCCGAAAGGGACTCCTAAAGCCACAAATGCTAAAGTCATGGCTGTACCGACTAGTGCGGCTAGTGCCACCTGACCGATCAGATAATTTTGAAAGTTTTGCTGAAGCGATCGCTGTATTGGAATACTCCAGCGAGATGGTAAACGTCCAAAAATGCCATGCCAAAGCCGTTTGCCGTCCAATAAGAGGTAAAACGTCAGCACGACGGTTAAAATTGCCTCGGAAACGCTATCAATCGTGCCAATAATCAGCGTTACTAGTTCTTCGCCTAGAAACTGTAATTCATCTGGGAGGCGATCGCTTACTTGTGTGGTTAAATGAGTCAGATTGAAAGGCAACTGCTGCGTTTGTACCCAAGTGTCTATCATTTTTAGCTTTGCCGTTCCAGCGTCAATCCATTGCGGTAGTAGTCTCGCACCTTCGCTTAACTCTTCTATGAGTAGTGGAATTAAGGTAATACCTAAAGCGATCGACGCGACTAAAGCTATGAGAAAGACTAAGAATACTGCATATTGGCGTTGTACTTGGCGCTGTTGAAGCCACTGCACGGGATAATTCAGAATGAAGGCTAAGACCGCTGCTAAGCCGAATATGGTGATTAGAGGTTGAAAATACTGAAAAACTAGGAGTGCCAGCCATCCATTAAATACAAGTAAGGGGAACGGTAGAGCGATCGCCAACCATTGCCACAATTTATTTTTGGAACCATTCATACCCTTTCACACCTAGCATCAGTCTGCGATCGATTTTCGCTCAAAAGATGCAATGCTCACCTCTTTCTTGCGATTCCATCAGGTAGTTCAGTCGCAAAGGTTAAGATGAGAGCAGCTTAGTCACGATGTTGAAGATAAAATGTTCACGATCGACTTGACAATCAAAAACACAGCCTTTCCGGTGTCAGTACAACGGAAGGAAACTGCGGATGCAGAAGCAGCATACAATCAAATTCTGGCAGCAATGCGCAGTGGAAATCCAGAGATTATCGAACTGACGTGCGATCGCCAGCCAGAAAAGAAAGTCGCCGTCCGTACCAGCGAAATTTCTGGGGTGCAGATCTCGCAAAAAGACAGCACAGCTGCTGGCAAAACCCCCGGCTTTTTTGCCTTTACCGAATCTAAATAACTAGCTGGGGTGTCAATGGCTGAATCTGCCATTCAAGTTCGGGATTTGTGCTTTAGTTGGTCTAGCGGAGAACAAGTTTTTCAATCTCTCTCTTTAGAAGTACCAAAGGGAGAGTTTTGGATGTTGTTGGGAGTCAACGGTAGCGGTAAGTCTACTTTACTGCGGTTGTTAGCAGACTTGTTAACACCTCAGTCCGGTCAAATTGGCATCGTGCATCCAGTTGGCTTTGTCTTCCAAAATCCCGATCACCAACTCGTAATGCCGACTGTGGGGGCTGACGTGGCTTTTGGGTTGGTGGAAGAAAAACTCTCCATCTCCCAAGTCCGTCAGCGAGTCACAGAAGCGCTGGCTGCGGTAAATTTATTAGAACTACAGCGTCGTCCGATTTATGCCCTGAGTGGAGGACAAAAGCAGCGCGTTGCTATTGCTGGGGCGATCGCCCGTCGTTGCGAAGTTTTGTTGCTTGACGAACCTACAGCCCTCCTCGATCCCGATAGTCAACTCGATTTGGTGGCGCAGGTGCAAAATTTGGTTAAAAGTCGGGGAATGACAGCCCTTTGGGTGACGCATCGTCTCGACGAGTTGAACTATTGCGACGGTGCTTTTTTACTCGAACGCGGTTGTCTGATCGATCGAGGAGAACCAAAACGGTTGCGACAAAAACTGATGGAAGTCGCAGCATAGGACACAGCAAGGGCTTGACA is from Scytonema millei VB511283 and encodes:
- a CDS encoding HEAT repeat domain-containing protein; protein product: MAHPSTEEISAQLDSPNSRDRMVALAQLRHVPAVEAVPLIKKVLDDEILQIRSMAVFALGIKHTDECYPILVRLLETDADYGIRADAAGALGYLGDPRGVEPLIRAFYEDTEWLVRFSAAVSLGNLKDPRARQVLLQALDSDEIVIQQAAIAAIGEIRDLEAIEPILRFAQSEDWLVRQRLAEALGNLPSPKSFSALRYMEKDNHFQVAEAARISLQRLGESV
- a CDS encoding AI-2E family transporter, whose protein sequence is MNGSKNKLWQWLAIALPFPLLVFNGWLALLVFQYFQPLITIFGLAAVLAFILNYPVQWLQQRQVQRQYAVFLVFLIALVASIALGITLIPLLIEELSEGARLLPQWIDAGTAKLKMIDTWVQTQQLPFNLTHLTTQVSDRLPDELQFLGEELVTLIIGTIDSVSEAILTVVLTFYLLLDGKRLWHGIFGRLPSRWSIPIQRSLQQNFQNYLIGQVALAALVGTAMTLAFVALGVPFGLLFGLGIGVMTLIPFGDVLSFSLVGLLVAVHDFWLGAKTLAVAVVIDQIIDQAIAPRLLGSFTGLSPIGVLIALAVGTKIGGLLGLLTAVPIASCLKNLFDLFLPVSEDALNPAETLHFKGSREQGAGSSE
- a CDS encoding AI-2E family transporter, yielding MNRAFLPIQQFLITWLLILVSVSVTLRALGYVGELLSIVISAALIAFLLNYAVAGLQTFLPRTVAAGLVYLGAGFVFAIVALTVVPLVFNQARQLVNNLPTILDSAQEQLNTFQAWSAQYNLPFDVQLLVSLLLDRLQTQAEAIAFKSLGLAIGTFNWFLDAILILVLSFYMLIDGERVWNSLTSILSPQIRSGLTAALQRNLQRFVSGQLLLGLFMAVTLTIAFSTLRVPFFLLFAVFIGLTEVIPFIGATLGIGTVAIVVAFIDWWLALQVLAIAVALQQVKDNLVAPRIMGNLTGLSPVAIFISLLLGAQLGGFLGVILAIPLTGVAKSLAEIVLDPTLPPQTGSFFHNPFADDVDADAEVDGITSTKRFSEMEDLSVSAAATEARKNL
- a CDS encoding energy-coupling factor ABC transporter ATP-binding protein — encoded protein: MAESAIQVRDLCFSWSSGEQVFQSLSLEVPKGEFWMLLGVNGSGKSTLLRLLADLLTPQSGQIGIVHPVGFVFQNPDHQLVMPTVGADVAFGLVEEKLSISQVRQRVTEALAAVNLLELQRRPIYALSGGQKQRVAIAGAIARRCEVLLLDEPTALLDPDSQLDLVAQVQNLVKSRGMTALWVTHRLDELNYCDGAFLLERGCLIDRGEPKRLRQKLMEVAA
- the psbD gene encoding photosystem II D2 protein (photosystem q(a) protein), with protein sequence MTIAVGRAPSQRGWFDVLDDWLKRDRFVFVGWSGLLLFPCAYLALGGWLTGTTFVTSWYTHGIASSYLEGANFLTVAVSTPANSMGHSLLFLWGPEANWDFTRWCQLGGLWAFVALHGAFALIGFCLRQLEIARLVGIRPYNALAFTGPIAVFVSVFLLYPLGQSGWFFAPSFGVAAIFRFLLFFQGFHNWTLNPFHMMGVAGVLGGALLCAIHGATVENTLFEDGDSSNTFPAFNPTQSEETYSMVTANRFWSQIFGIAFSNKRWLHFFMLFVPVTGLWMSAVGVVGLAVNLRAYDFVSQELRAAEDPEFETFYTKNILLNEGIRAWMAPQDQPHENFEFPEEVLPRGNAL
- a CDS encoding phycobiliprotein lyase, with amino-acid sequence MNIQEFFELSAGKWFSHRTSHHLAFKQAEDGKSDIVIETLALDCPEVIKLCEQYEIEPGLATCGARVSWNGTMEWDEEKHTGSTVLVSVPDADNPDRGKLLREMGYAEKAPVAGRYMMGGDKALTLITEYETMFSEERLWFASPNLRMRVSVLKRFGGFSMASFTSEIRMGGVQPSAQAVEAFNAN